In Erigeron canadensis isolate Cc75 chromosome 1, C_canadensis_v1, whole genome shotgun sequence, a single window of DNA contains:
- the LOC122582936 gene encoding uncharacterized protein LOC122582936 translates to MLGSSSNNNDNALGGLLTHFQCPVLNSTNYPVWAIRFKTILETNGIWEIIEPGTGTDVKKNKAAMAYIFQALSEDLVLQVASCKTAKEVWDALKTRYVGEDRVQKARLQTLKSEFDLQMNEEETINAFTAKINEIVTKAANLGSTFDQPSLVQKLLNSVPDRFIQIVASIEQHCDLDEMALDDAIGRLKAFEERTKFKKNKESDNQNKLLLTRHNNNINQGRRFGKRGQDSSRGRGRGKYKGEGHNSEDLEGNDNKPRRNVDKSQIDCYKCGSTIVSPSKS, encoded by the coding sequence ATGTTGGGTTCAAGCAGTAACAACAACGATAATGCACTTGGGGGATTATTGACACACTTTCAGTGCCCGGTTTTAAATTCTACAAATTACCCAGTTTGGGCTATTCGTTTCAAAACTATTTTAGAAACAAACGGTATATGGGAAATTATAGAACCAGGCACTGGAACCGATGTGAAGAAAAACAAGGCCGCGATGGCATATATATTTCAAGCGTTATCAGAAGATCTAGTTTTACAAGTTGCAAGTTGTAAGACCGCAAAAGAAGTGTGGGATGCACTTAAGACAAGATATGTTGGAGAAGATCGAGTACAAAAGGCAAGATTGCAAACACTCAAATCGGAGTTTGATTTGCAAATGAACGAGGAAGAGACAATCAATGCATTTACCGCGAAGATAAATGAGATTGTCACTAAGGCAGCAAATTTGGGTTCAACATTTGATCAACCAAGTTTAGTACAAAAACTTTTGAATTCCGTACCAGATAGGTTTATACAAATTGTTGCATCCATCGAGCAACACTGCGATCTTGACGAAATGGCGCTAGATGACGCGATAGGAAGATTGAAGGCTTTCGAGGAGAGAACAAAGTTTAAGAAGAATAAAGAAAGCGACAATCAAAACAAGTTATTGTTGACACgtcacaacaataatattaatcaAGGAAGGCGTTTTGGGAAACGTGGACAAGATTCGTCGAGAGGACGAGGCAGAGGGAAATATAAAGGCGAAGGACACAACTCAGAAGATTTAGAAGGAAACGACAACAAACCGCGAAGGAATGTTGATAAGTCGCAGATAGATTGCTACAAGTGTGGAAGCACCATAGTTTCTCCATCAAAGTCTTGA